TTGAAGGTCTTCAAGAGAGACTGAATCTACAAACTTCAATGTCTCCTCAGGCGTATAATATCTACCGTAATTTATCTCCTGCCTTGCGATGCTGGTCATCCTGCTGTTCATGGACTCAAGCGCAAAGATAAGGCTGCCCTTAAGCTGGTTCTTCGCCCTGACAAGCTCTTCGGATGTGACCGTATCTGAGATGTTCCTTATCTCATTCACTGTGATATCAACCACCTCTTTTACATGGCTCTTGTCTGTGCCCGCATAAACGCCCCAGAGGCCGTTATCGGAATATGAAGAGTTATAAGAGCCTATGGAATATACCAGACCCCGTTTCTCCCTTACCTCCTGAAAGAGCCTTGAGCTTGCGCCGGCGCCGATTATCGTGTTGAGGAGATACATCTTGTATCTTTCCGGGCTCTTTGCAGAGATGCCTTTAAGTCCGAGACAGATATGGGACTCTGAGAGATCCTTGACGACAATGTTAAGAGCACCGTTAAATTTCTGCAACGGCAGATCTCCGGCAGCAGAGGCATTATCAAGGCATCCGATAGTCTTTTCAAGGTGCTCTACAAGAAGGCTCTCATTAAAGTTACCGCTGCATGCGACAACAATGTTGCCTGCTCCGTATTTTTCTTTCCTGTATTGTGTAAGTGAGTCCCTTTTGAATCCGTCTATAACCTCAAGGCTTCCGAGAACTGAAAGCCCGAGCCCCTCCTCGCTCCATACACTTTTGCTGAAGAGGTCATGCACCAGATCAGACGGCGAATCCTCGACCATCTTTATCTCTTCAGCGATGATGCCCTTCTCCTTTTCTATATCTTCATCCGGGAATGTAGAATTCTGGAAGATATCGGTCAGGAGTTCAAGCGCCTGCCCTAAGTGGTCATCAAGCACCTTTATATAGAAAGTTGTATTCTCGGTAGATGTGAAGGCGTTGAGTTCTGCACCAAGGTTGTCAGACTCCATGGCGATCTCTTTCGCGTTCCTCTTCACAGTGCCCTTAAAGAACATGTGCTCCAGAAAATGCGAGATCCCGTTGTTTGCGAGGTTCTCATACCTTGCGCCTGTATTTACCCATATACCGACGCAGACGGAACGGACATCATTTGATTTAAATGATACTAAGGGGATGCCGTTGTTAAGGAGCGTCTTTTTATACATTCAGGTATGTAGTGTTTAGAATGAAACTAAAAGTAGAAAATCAGGTCTTCCCCTGTCGGGGAAAACCCTGGAGAGTCTTTATGAATTATCCGGCATGGCATCTTTACGGCTGACGCCTACCTTACCTGTCTTATCCAGCTTGATTACCTTTACAGGGAATACATCTCCCTCTTTTATCTCGTCAGAGACATTTTCAACCCTCTTGTTTGATATCTGAGAGATATGAAGCAACGCCTCTTTACCTGGCAATATCTCTACAAAAGCGCCGAAGTCAACCACTCTCATTACCTTAGCAGTATATATTTTCCCCATCTCAGGCTCTTCCAATATGCCCTTGATAATTTCAATGGCCTTCTGTGCTGATGCCTCGTCATTTGAGGCGATACTGATAAGGCCTGTATCATCCACATTGATCTTGGCGCCTGTCTCCTCTATTATGCCTCTTATGACCTTGCCGCCGGTTCCGATAATATCCCTTATCTTGTCGGTCTTTATCATCATGGTGTATATCCTCGGAGCATACTTTGCGAGGTCTTCCCTTGGAGTTGTAAGGACTTCATTCATCTTTCCGAGAATATGGAGCCTGCCCTTCTTTGCCTGTTCAAGTCCCTCTTCCATTATCTGCCTTGAAACGCCGTTGATCTTTACATCCATTTGAAAGGCAGTTATGCCCTCGGAAGTGCCGGTCACCTTAAAGTCCATATCACCGAGGTGATCTTCAAGCCCGAGTATATCCGTAAGCACTACGGTCTTGTCACCTTCTTTAATCAAACCCATAGCTATACCGGCAACAGGCGCCTTGATAGGCACACCAGCATCCATAAGAGCCATTGTTCCGCCGCAGACTGTGGCCATTGAGGAAGAACCGTTTGACTCAAGTATGTCAGATACTATCCTTATGGTATATGGGAATTTAGCCCTATCAGGGAGCATCGCCTTTAACGCACGCTCAGCAAGCATGCCATGGCCGATCTCTCTCCTGCCTGCGCCACGGAGAAACTTTACTTCTCCGACGCTGAAAGGCGGGAAATTGTAATGCAGCATGAAGGTCTTCTTATACTCTCCCTCAAGAGAATCTATCCTCTGCTCATCATCCGAGGTGCCGAGTGTAACAACGGTAAGGGCTTGTGTCTCACCCCTTTGAAAGAGCGCTGAACCATGAGCCCTTGGAAGTATTCCTACATCACAGCTTATCTTTCTGACCTCATCCGGCTTTCTGCCGTCAGCCCTTATACCCTTTTCGAGGATCATATTCCTGACCAGGTCTTTCTCTATTTTATCGAATCCGGATGATATATCCCTGGATATGTCATTCTCGGCTGTATTCAGTTCAGCTATCACATCATGTTTGATATTATCAAGGACTGACTGACGCATCAGCTTATCCGGGATTACAATTGCCCCTTTGATCTTCTCAAGGCATATGGAGGATATTTTATTTAATAACTCTTCATTTGTCTCAGGCGGTGTTACCGTTCTCTTTTCCTGGCCTGCTATTGAAACAAAATCTTTCTGTAACTGAACATAACGTTTTATCTCATTATGGGCAAGCTCAAGCGCCTGAAGAAGGACAGCCTCAGTGACCTCTGTGCCTCCGCCCTCTACCATCATTACAGCATTCTCAGTACCTGCAACAACAAGAGAGAAGTCGCATGAATCTGTCTCCTGAAGATTTGGATTCATGATAAATGTGTCACCCATGATGCCAACCCTTACAGCGCCGACAGGGCCGTCAAAAGGGATATTAGAAATACTAAGTGCTGCGGACATGCCGATAATGCCGAGTATGTCTGATATATTCTCTTCTCCGAATGAAAGAACGGATACTATGCCCTGTGTCTCTGAATAAAAACCATCCGGAAATAGAGGCCTTGTGGGCCTGTCAATGAGGCGGGATGTTAAGGTCTCCTTTTCAGTAGCCCTGCCTTCCCTCTTAAAGAAACCGCCCGGGATCTTACCGGCAGCGTAGGTCTTCTCTTGATAATCAATGGTGAGGGGGAAAAAATCTATATCTTTTCTTGCTTCCTTCTTTGCAACTACTGTCGCGAGCACCATGGTGTCGCCGTATTTTACAATAACAGAGCCGTCTGCCTGCTTTGCAAATTTTCCGGTTTCAAGCGCAAGCGAATTGCCTCTTACTTCAAGTTCAACTTTTTTTACCATTTAGAAACTAACCCCTTAAGCCGAGCTCATCAATGAGCTTATCATAGCGCTTTCTCTCTGTTCTCTTCAGATAGCCAAGCAGCCTGCGTCTTCTCCCCACAAGCTTCAGAAGCCCCTTTCTGGAGTTCTGGTCTTTTTTGTGGGTCTGAAAATGCGACATAAGAGCGTTTAGTCTCCCGCTTATCAAAGCGATCTGAACCTCTGGAGAACCTGTGTCAGTCCCGTGAAGTTCAAACTTTTTTATTATCTCGGTCTTGTTTTCGTTGTAGGTTGCCATTTAATTTACCTTTCCTTATTTAGCGAATAAAATTATAGCATAAGACTTCTGTGTATGTAAACAATGTTTAAAAAAAATATAATATTGACAAATAATCTGCAAAAATCTAACTCAGGCTGTAATTTCTGTGCTAATCATTAAATGACATCCTCACATCCTTAACCTTGCCAAAACTCATTCTATGGATCGGGCAGGGCCCGTGCAAAAAGAGGCATTCAATATGGTCCCTGGTCCCGTATCCCTTATGGGCAATGAAATTAAAACCGGGATACTCTCCATGGTAATCCTGCATAATATCATCTCTCACTACCTTCGCAACAACTGATGCGGCAGCTATAGATGCGCTTTTGGCATCACCCTTTATTATATTCTCCTGCCTTATATTTATATCAGGCAGCTTAACAGCATCGATCAATAGAATATCCGGCTTCAGACTAAGGCCCTCAAGCGCAGTCTTCATGGCAAGCTTTGTAGCCTGAAGAATATTTATCCTGTCTATGGTCCCCGCATCTATTATACCGACCCCGACATCGGCGCATCTGCTCACAACCTCCCAGAATATCCTCTTCCTTTTTTTTTCGGGTATCTTCTTCGAATCATCAAGCCCGTGTATAACAAGTCCCGCAGGAAGGATCACTACAGCAGCTACAACCGGGCCGGCAAGAGGCCCCCTTCCTGCCTCATCAATGCCGGCTATAACAGGAAAGTTCCTGCGAATATCCTCGTCATATAAAAAGTTTGGCGGAAGGGCGTTCATCTTAAACTAAGGTCTCAATAAAAGCACAATTTAAAAAAATTAAAAAGAAATGAGCAAAACTCAATGAGTTCTGCTCATCATTACTATTGTTCTGCCTGAAATTATTTATATTTATAAAGAAATGAAAGACTTTTCCTTGATCTTTGCGGCCTTACCCTTCTTGCCTCTCAAGTAATAAAGCTTTGCTCTTCTCACAACTCCTCTTTTCACTACCTCAATACCATCAACAAGCGGAGAATGAAGCGGGATAATCCTTTCAACTCCTACTCCATATGAAATCTTTCTGACTACAAAATTCTCGCGGATACTGCCTCCGCTGCGAGCGATAACCACCCCTTGATAGGCCTGTATCCTCTCTTTTTCACCTTCTTTGACCTTCATCTTGACATTAACAGTATCGCCTATACTGAAATGGGGAATCTCTTTCTTAAAACCCTCTTCTATCGTCTTTATTGCATTCATTTTACTGCTCCTCCTCTATCTCTGAGATCAGTTTTTTATCTAAATCTGTTAAATTATTTTTTTTGAGCAGTTCCGGCCTCATCTGCATGGTCTTTCTCAGTGCCTCTTTCCTTTTCCAGGTCTCTATATCCTTATGATTACCGGATATGAGAACCTCCGGAACTCCAAGCCCTCTGAACTCCCTGGGCCTTGTGTAGTGGGGATAGTCAAGCAAACCCCACGAAAACGACTCATCCTCAATCGACTTTTCGTCACCCAGAACACCCGGAATAAGTCTTGTAACTGCATCTATAATAACAAGAGCTGCGAGTTCCCCGCCTGTCAAAACATAGTCTCCAATCGAGACCTCTTCATCAACAAGCGAAAGCCTTACCCTCTCGTCAATCCCCTCATAACGGCCGCATATAAATACCAGCCTCTTCTCTTCTCTTGAGAATTCCTCTGCCATCGACTGGTCAAAGGTTTTTCCCTGCGGGCTAAGAAGAACAACCCTTCTCTGCTCCCCATCCTCACTAAGGGCATCCATTGCCTTGAATATCGGCTCGGGTTTAAATACCATCCCAGGCCCGCCGCCGAATGGATAATCGTCTGTTTCTTTATGCCTGCCTTCTGCAAAGTCCCTTAAGTTGCAGACTGTTGCATCAAGCAGCCTCTTTTGGCGCGCTATCTTTAAAATTCCTTCATCAAGATAAGCGCTTATTATCTCAGGGAAGATAGTTAAAACATCACATCTCATATTGAAGCCTTATAATTGAAGAAGAGGAGCAAACTCCTCCTCTTCAGTAAGGCAGTAATATATTAATGATATATATTGCAGCAGGTTATTCCAGAATTTCAAGCACAGCACGCTTCCCAAGCTTTGTCCCTGTAGCACTCAGGATGGTCCTCATAGCCCTTGCTGTCTTGCCCTGCTTGCCAATCACCTTTCCAAGATCGCTTGTTGCAACACGAAGCTCAAAAACCACAGTCCTCTCCCCGTCTATCTCAGCAACCGATACCTCATCCGGGTTATCAACCAGTGACTTCGCCATTTTCTCAACCAGTTCCTTCATTTCAACCTCCATACAAATTGGGGATGATAGTTAGATACCAGAGATCTGCAAAAGTTTTTTTACTTGAGATGATGGCTGTGCCCCGCAACCGAGCCAGTATTTAGCCCTTTCCGTATCGATCTTGATCGTTGAAGGATCCGTCAAGGGGTTATATGTCCCGATTATCTCAAGAAATACTCCATCTCTCGGCTTTCTTGAGTCTGCCACAATTACCCTGTAAAATGGCTGCTTCTTTGCGCCTTTTCTTGTTAGTCTTATCTTTACCAAATCATTCCTCCGTTCATATTTGTAGCTTGTAATGATACAAAATTTATAACATAAGATACAAGTGCATAAATAACTGCCTATTAATTAATGAATTAGAATTTAAACTGCGGCATGCCAAAGCCTTTGCCCATTTTAAACCGCTTCATCATCTTTTTCATGCCCAGATGCTGCTTGAGAAGCTTGTTAACTTCAGCAATGTTCCTGCCGCTTCCTGCAGCTATCCTCTTCTTTCTGCCGGCAGATATGAGAACACGGTTCTCTCTCTCATCCCTTGTCATGGAATTAATTATCGCCTCGACACTGACAAAGGCGTTATCGTCTATTTTGACACCTTTAAGCTGTTTGCTCATTCCGGGTATCATATTCAGGACATTTTCAAGCGGCCCCATCTTCTTGATCTGTTTTATTTGGCTCTTGAGATCCTCAAAAGTAAACCTGTCCTTCTTCAGGCTCTCTTCGAGC
This region of Thermodesulfovibrionia bacterium genomic DNA includes:
- the rpsP gene encoding 30S ribosomal protein S16; protein product: MVKIRLTRKGAKKQPFYRVIVADSRKPRDGVFLEIIGTYNPLTDPSTIKIDTERAKYWLGCGAQPSSQVKKLLQISGI
- a CDS encoding ribonuclease HII, whose product is MNALPPNFLYDEDIRRNFPVIAGIDEAGRGPLAGPVVAAVVILPAGLVIHGLDDSKKIPEKKRKRIFWEVVSRCADVGVGIIDAGTIDRINILQATKLAMKTALEGLSLKPDILLIDAVKLPDINIRQENIIKGDAKSASIAAASVVAKVVRDDIMQDYHGEYPGFNFIAHKGYGTRDHIECLFLHGPCPIHRMSFGKVKDVRMSFND
- the rplS gene encoding 50S ribosomal protein L19, which encodes MNAIKTIEEGFKKEIPHFSIGDTVNVKMKVKEGEKERIQAYQGVVIARSGGSIRENFVVRKISYGVGVERIIPLHSPLVDGIEVVKRGVVRRAKLYYLRGKKGKAAKIKEKSFISL
- the trmD gene encoding tRNA (guanosine(37)-N1)-methyltransferase TrmD, whose protein sequence is MRCDVLTIFPEIISAYLDEGILKIARQKRLLDATVCNLRDFAEGRHKETDDYPFGGGPGMVFKPEPIFKAMDALSEDGEQRRVVLLSPQGKTFDQSMAEEFSREEKRLVFICGRYEGIDERVRLSLVDEEVSIGDYVLTGGELAALVIIDAVTRLIPGVLGDEKSIEDESFSWGLLDYPHYTRPREFRGLGVPEVLISGNHKDIETWKRKEALRKTMQMRPELLKKNNLTDLDKKLISEIEEEQ
- a CDS encoding pitrilysin family protein, yielding MYKKTLLNNGIPLVSFKSNDVRSVCVGIWVNTGARYENLANNGISHFLEHMFFKGTVKRNAKEIAMESDNLGAELNAFTSTENTTFYIKVLDDHLGQALELLTDIFQNSTFPDEDIEKEKGIIAEEIKMVEDSPSDLVHDLFSKSVWSEEGLGLSVLGSLEVIDGFKRDSLTQYRKEKYGAGNIVVACSGNFNESLLVEHLEKTIGCLDNASAAGDLPLQKFNGALNIVVKDLSESHICLGLKGISAKSPERYKMYLLNTIIGAGASSRLFQEVREKRGLVYSIGSYNSSYSDNGLWGVYAGTDKSHVKEVVDITVNEIRNISDTVTSEELVRAKNQLKGSLIFALESMNSRMTSIARQEINYGRYYTPEETLKFVDSVSLEDLQSFARKLINNSPFALTVYGPVSEGDVKDFEKILK
- the rpsO gene encoding 30S ribosomal protein S15; the protein is MATYNENKTEIIKKFELHGTDTGSPEVQIALISGRLNALMSHFQTHKKDQNSRKGLLKLVGRRRRLLGYLKRTERKRYDKLIDELGLRG
- a CDS encoding KH domain-containing protein, with the protein product MKELVEKMAKSLVDNPDEVSVAEIDGERTVVFELRVATSDLGKVIGKQGKTARAMRTILSATGTKLGKRAVLEILE
- the pnp gene encoding polyribonucleotide nucleotidyltransferase, with amino-acid sequence MVKKVELEVRGNSLALETGKFAKQADGSVIVKYGDTMVLATVVAKKEARKDIDFFPLTIDYQEKTYAAGKIPGGFFKREGRATEKETLTSRLIDRPTRPLFPDGFYSETQGIVSVLSFGEENISDILGIIGMSAALSISNIPFDGPVGAVRVGIMGDTFIMNPNLQETDSCDFSLVVAGTENAVMMVEGGGTEVTEAVLLQALELAHNEIKRYVQLQKDFVSIAGQEKRTVTPPETNEELLNKISSICLEKIKGAIVIPDKLMRQSVLDNIKHDVIAELNTAENDISRDISSGFDKIEKDLVRNMILEKGIRADGRKPDEVRKISCDVGILPRAHGSALFQRGETQALTVVTLGTSDDEQRIDSLEGEYKKTFMLHYNFPPFSVGEVKFLRGAGRREIGHGMLAERALKAMLPDRAKFPYTIRIVSDILESNGSSSMATVCGGTMALMDAGVPIKAPVAGIAMGLIKEGDKTVVLTDILGLEDHLGDMDFKVTGTSEGITAFQMDVKINGVSRQIMEEGLEQAKKGRLHILGKMNEVLTTPREDLAKYAPRIYTMMIKTDKIRDIIGTGGKVIRGIIEETGAKINVDDTGLISIASNDEASAQKAIEIIKGILEEPEMGKIYTAKVMRVVDFGAFVEILPGKEALLHISQISNKRVENVSDEIKEGDVFPVKVIKLDKTGKVGVSRKDAMPDNS